A part of Anas acuta chromosome 26, bAnaAcu1.1, whole genome shotgun sequence genomic DNA contains:
- the LOC137844791 gene encoding uncharacterized protein — translation KKPAREQEEKYGAARAPGGGCAPFPALLPAPGPVLWKSSPAPQGAVGMEPGRCPWPWGSAEPLGTLGCGVRVLGCFCSPAGPRAGLPAPCPRAMELGGWLQVHRFMPEVFKCAALCDLQGPSKTISPQRCLAICMSAALTRLHFAGCLLPKILQALPSRYREAAGAPGSPWGTAVGEAPVSPLAELPAASRSLRLAARCLVKASERQEPSQCLHGGRREQRQQELEQSPAGEAFGSGALPKPRPAGAGPWLWCWHGATVPGEPPCTSLEDVFSSSFRAVFAPCGPKASWGQPRAGGCCWVRVRPGEGSSCRRHGCEQCNGGCGSREDLHWVLGEITPKTGLGHGWAGLEQQVPAVGLPQGTLQPRYAAGELCPSVCPTQLPVCPARSDQPPGQESQNF, via the coding sequence AAGAAGCCTGcaagggagcaggaggaaaaatacGGTGCTGCCAGAGCCCCGGGGGGCGGCTGcgcccccttccctgccctgctgccagctccaggcCCTGTGCTCTGGAAaagctccccagctcctcaggGTGCTGTGGGGATGGAGCCGGGGAGATGCCCCTGGCCCTGGGGATCTGCGGAGCCTTTGGGGACCCTGGGCTGCGGAGTACGGGTACTGGGATGTTTTTGCTCCCCAGCAGGACCCCGAGCAGGGCTGCCAGCGCCGTGTCCTCGTGCCATGGAGCTGGGAGGATGGCTGCAAGTTCACAGATTTATGCCTGAGGTGTTTAAATGCGCTGCTCTCTGTGACTTACAGGGTCCTTCCAAAACGATCTCCCCTCAGAGATGCCTTGCAATCTGCATGTCTGCAGCGCTAACACGTTTGCACTTTGCTGGATGCCTCCTGCCAAAAATCCTTCAAGCGCTCCCAAGCCGTTACCGAGAGGCAGCCGGTGCCCCTGGCAGCCCGTGGGGCACGGCGGTGGGTGAAGCTCCTGTGAGCCCTTTGGCTGAGCTCCCCGCCGCCAGCCGGAGCCTGCGGCTCGCTGCGAGGTGTTTGGTGAAAGCCAGCGAGCGGCAGGAGCCTTCCCAATGCCTGCATGGGGGGAGACGGGAGCAAAGGCAGCAAGAGCTGGAGCAAAGCCCTGCAGGAGAAGCGTTTGGGTCAGGAGCGCTGCCAAAGCCCcgtcctgcaggagcaggtccCTGGCTGTGGTGCTGGCACGGAGCCACTGTCCCAGGGGAGCCACCGTGCACATCGCTCGAAGATGTTTTCTCCAGCTCTTTCCGTGCTGTTTTTGCACCGTGTGGCCCCAAAGCGAGCTGGGGACAGCCAAGGGCaggcggctgctgctgggtgcgCGTTCGGCCGGGAGAGGGCAGCTCCTGCCGCAGGCACGGCTGCGAGCAGTGCAACGGCGGCTGCGGGAGCCGGGAGGATTTGCATTGGGTGCTAGGGGAAATCACCCCAAAAACGGGCCTGGGGCACGGCTGGGCcgggctggagcagcaggtcccGGCGGTGGGGCTGCCTCAGGGCACGCTGCAGCCTCGTTACgctgctggggagctgtgcCCGTCCGTCTGTCCCACGCAGCTGCCCGTCTGTCCTGCCCGCTCAGATCAGCCACCGGGgcaggaatcacagaatttctag